The Rhipicephalus sanguineus isolate Rsan-2018 unplaced genomic scaffold, BIME_Rsan_1.4 Seq1073, whole genome shotgun sequence genomic interval CCATTGGAACGTAATGTAGGGCACTTTTACATACAAATAACTGGCAAGGTACATCGTTCTGGTTAGTCATCCAGAGCAGAAGTTACAATGCCACCACAGGAAGTGCAccgcaaagaaaaacaaaaaatagaagACTACAGAAACAAGGGGGCGGGGCTTGCCATCTGAGTGTGCCGTGATCCCTCCCCTCCAGAACACTGCAGAATGCAGGGTAGGAACGCCGCTTGCAGGTACTGGCTGAGCCAAACAGTGCCTCCGTTGACGATGGCTCCGGCTACCACACCTGGTGGCGTGGTAACAGAACAATTCAATTCTAATgcaatagcattaaagagctcgtgtcgtaGAAAATGTGTTGTTGGCATCGGTGCTGCCGGTATTGGTTGTGAGCGACACAGCGGCAGTGTCTGTAAGCAAATAATCCCGATAGATGAACAGGACGAAAGGTCAGGGttcgagctggaatcgaacctaACCTGGGCCACATATTCCAACAGCGGTGGAAGTGACTCACTGCTGCCTCCTATCACGTGGTTGTGTGTTGCTTGCTCTAAGCCATCGCTCTGGTGGTAGCGCAGATGTTTTAGGGCATTATATATGTTTGTGAGCCGTAGGCCCATTAACCCGCGTTCTAGGCAAAGCTTAAAAGCGTCCTtcaactctttttttctaactccTCCAATAGCTATTAAATTTCGAGAATTTCTCCGGAAGGACACTTCCTGGGTGATGCCCTACCACTTCCAGTGCACAAGTGAAAATTGTGATGTTTAATGAACATCCAGTTTCACGCTCTCATAAACTTTTAACGAGGTGTGCACACAGAATGCTCCTTCTTCACCATACTTTGCAACCGACCGGCAACCCAGCATCACAGGTGACAAAGAACAGCAACTATGCATGTCAAAACGTGCTGCCAGTTTATTTATTGCCAAGAGATGCCGCACATGTCAGCCTCCAATCAACCCGTACAGTATACATTGAGTGAGGTCATTAATAAACGATTCCTGTATCGAATTGCATAGCCAGATGCACATACTTCGATTGTATAGCGTTAAAAACATTATCATCAAGCCAAGCCTGTTGGCCTATTATGGAGCACCTCCTCTTTTCTTGATTCCATGGGTTCCTTTGCGCTTTTTGAACTTTGTTCCTCGCTCTCTTCGGATTCGCTGGACTGCAAAATGAGAGAGAAGTCGACCATTCATTGTCTTCACATAAGACAAGTGATAACACAGGCAAAAGATAGCATAGAGATGATAACACTTCTACACCTTAATTGTATACCATCAGTAGCATCGGCTTTTCATTCCGCAGGGTACCCATGTTGTATCAAGATCTCACGGAGAACCTAATGTAAAATTCTTGCATGTGTTTACAATTTGGTGCAGAAACCACAGAAAACTAGAGAAACACCTTTTCCTCACGTAAGGTCATGGACTACACATTCAGAATTGGAATAAAGCTTGTTAGTGCAAAGGTATGTTACAGTGTAATGATACACAGGAGGTGGACCTGAAGTTGACTATGAGGGATATCCTGCACAATGTAATAATGTATTTACCTACAATAATGTAAAGACTTGTACAGCAGAAGACATAAAAGTCAGTTTGCCTGGAAGGCCCAACAGCTCTGTTTACACAACTACCAAAGTAACATGTGCAGTTTTAACAATCAAATAAATTGCAGTACGCATTTGCTTACCAGCTAAATTAACGAGGATGGTGTGCGTGCACTGGCAAACGTGAAATGGATATCACTCGATGGCAGCAAAGACTCACTGTTGCAACATTGGCAAGAGCAGGAGGGAACGAATGCTTTGTGTTGTTCATTTGCTTCAACACGTCTCCGAAACTGCCGCACTTACATATGTCACCTTCCTGCTATTATCTCACAGACTGTCAGTATTGTGAGTCAAACGAACACACTTCAAGTGTGCATGCAACATAAAGCACAAATAAGTTAAAATAACGTTTTGTATAGATGCAACTGCATAATGAACATAAGGCACAAATTATCGAGAAGAAATATGAACAATTAAAGCAACTACAAGAATGCACCTGAGCTAATGGCACCAACCAGGACACCAGCATCGGCTACAACTGAAACACTGTTGCCATGTGGTCACTCACCTCAGAAGCGGCACCGTTTTCTGCCTTTTCAGCACCGTTGCTGGAGAGTTGCCAGGTGGGAATGCTAGGCACAGGGGGAGTCACTTTTGGCGCGCTCGGAAACTGATTCCTGCAAATTGGACGTTATGGGAGGGGACAAAAGAACGACAAAAGCCTACTCAACAGTTGCTCTCCCGAACGACACACAAATTGGCATTAGGTCACTCTAGATTGGCAAGCGCATTCTCTCGAATGTTTATGCACCTGCAGTTCTCTGGTGGGAAACATTGATTATTACATTATACAACACGATTCCTTTGTAGAATTTCACATCAATACCGCAGAGCTGTAACATAAGAATGTTGCCACATATTGCACAGCATCTGCAAGTTTTGGGGTAATTTCTGAGCAAGAAGAGCTGTCGGAAGTTGCTGTGCAAGGTACCCATTCACTTTCTAAAGCGATGCGCTCCTTTTCCTTTGAAAACAATCACCTAGGCTTGACTAGATCCTGGAAAAAGTCTGAGCCACTGCACAAAAATCAGGGCGGCTTAACAAAACCCTTCCATTTTCACACCTTTTAAAAGGAATGGCGAGTCTCAACAACCGATAAGATCAACTTAACTGCAATTCTGGTAAGGTAATCTGCCGACCTAGCTCAATCTAACATTTATCTTTGGTATCCTTGTCTCTGGTGCTTAAAGATTGtgtgcattctaaaaagacagggcgtgcaaacaaggacacaagaaagaagtcaggacaccacaaacaccgtttgtggtgtcctgacttctttcttgtgtccttgtttgcacgccctgtctttttagaatgaatacttaccaactagctcagctctctgttattctaagattgtGTGGTTGGGGCATATTTATTAGGAAACTTCAGTGTGATTAGGCACGCACAAAACTCTTGATAATTAGGACAACCACAAGCCTCTCAAGCACTCACATAATTTGTTAACTTTAAGCATATCTGTCCCATCACCAGAGTTCCCATAACATCAAACAGATGTGTAGTTGCAAGCCAACATTATGCCACATAGAGTGAATGGGaacaagcaaagcaaagcaacacGGTGCAAGACGACACACAGCTGGTAATATCAATGACTTTTGTTTGACCTTCTGCGTCCCTGTCATTAGTATTTACGATGAACCAACCCACCCGTGAGAAAGCGCTGCCGCGTCACCTGCCAATTGCATCCCATCACTCAGACTCAGGGTTCTAATCACCTAACCAAAGTTTATTACTTCTCCTTCTCAGTCCTTAAAGCTTTTCTCCAAACACCATCTGTCCACCCTCTTACATAGGTGCCAAGAACGGAAATGTTTTGCTCCTACACAATATCCAGCTAAGCCATATGAGTGATGAACCAAGTGTCGGGCAGCTCTGAAAAACATACCCAGGTTTTTCTACTTTGATTTCCATATGCTTGAAGCAAAACTTGCAAAGGAGGCTCGCAGTTGTTGCCTTGCATGGAGGTTATGCACAGCATCGAGGGCAAGGTCACATTGCTCTTGCAGTCACACTAATGATTTCCTATTGCATTTCACCACAGCAGACTCGTAAATGGACAGTCGCAGAGAGAGGACCGAAACCTTTCACGAACAACCTAGCCACTTCCACAGTAAAAAACATTAAGGTGACAACAAGCACACCATCTGTCTGCCAAGGAGGCCTCTGAAGATGAATGCGCACATTCTGCTGCCTGTTTTCATCAACCCTTCCATAGCCCTCTTCTTCCTCCACTTTCcttctgtgcagagtagcaggccagaagacTTTACCCTCAGGTCGACCTCTCTGCTTTTCCCCAAATAAATCCTCCCTCCCTCTCACTGTGGCACAGGCCACAACTTAAAGGCATTTGACGCACACGTACAATGTAACATGCTGAGTTTCCCTTTAAAATTTGACACTAAATCAGAGTGTGAATCAAGATTCATAGCCGGTGCCTTATTCATCACATCACGTTGCTTTTTGTTCAAGAACACAGCCCTTCATTCTTCTTTGTAATCAGCTGCAGATGTGCACATAAGGGCTAGTACGAGGCATATAATTAAAGGTGTGCATAAGGAACTTCGGTTATTGCTGGACAAAAAAAGTGGAGGTGGGGGGATTATGTAGAATTTCAGGTGATGAGAGCAAGCAAGATCAGAAGAAAATGAAACGTGGCTGTGGATTCTTTCAGGGTGCTATGTAGTATCTTGACTTCAGCAGCACCAGTACAGTTCAATTTCACCTTCTCGATACACCTTCCTGCACCCCAATATAGACCATGATTCCATTCCTCCCTAAATTaaatacattcattcattcatgtctCTTCACTTTTCAGCCTAAGAAACAGATCTTCCCACTGCAAGCATAGTTGTGCTGCTTCCCAGTGCAAGCATAACCTGTGCTGCACCAAAACTTTCTCCGGGCCTTTTCTCAAAGACAAACTTGCCGTCTATCCTAACAACTGCAGCACACCCGGGCTTCTCTCAGGCCAGATACCTTATGTAGTAATGCTCGAGTTTGCAGGTCCCACAAGTGTTCAGGAGTTGCGCCTCTCTCATTCCAGCATGCAACAGGTCATGCGAAACCATGAGCAACACGTCACGTGACATTTCACAGAACTCTACCAGGATTTCAGTTCCAAGACTAGCTTGAGCGCAGACCATCTTCCACCAGAAGCGAATTGCAGCGCAAAGCCCTGACCAGCCAAAGCTAGGACACACACCAGTCAGAAAGCTCCTCAATACACGCCTGCTGCCTTCAGCACCCACCTGCTCAGCAGCAAAGCCTTGACCGACAAGACCTCGGATTTGAGCTCCGAGATGGTACGATCCTGTTTCGCAGAGTCCAGGGCCTCCTGAGACAATTGCGGGGCAGCGTCTTAATTCGCAGTTAACTTGGAACTACTCGTACAAGTCTAGTGTACTGCCAGTGGATGTAAAGGAAATGCTAATTTAAAGTTAACTGTCAGTGTATACTATCATTCAAAGTACTAGTTACAGTATGCTCCTGCCAGGTACGTATTAATGATGTTCTACGATACACAGCAGACAAGCAGCACATATGTTGTCAGTGAGTGCTAATTGTTCATTATGCATACCCAAATCACCCCGGATACTATGATTAGGACAAGTACTGCTGACAATGTTTTTAAAGCGTTTCTTTGTGTCAGCATCGTGCACAGTCACTGAACTTcttccacaatttttttttttctgctagagCTGGTACCACAGAGttcaggaaacgaaaagaaagctGAATGACAAGAACGCCACGAAATCGGCTGGCGTAAGGCCGCCATGACAAGTCCGAAACAAAAGAATTGTTGTGTTTGTGCTGCTTGGAGTCGGTTTAACAAAGTGAAATTGCATACAAGTCAAACTCACAGCTGGCTTACGGAGCCTCCTATCTTCAGCAACAGCCGACTCGAGAGATGCAACTGCCTCCCTCAGTTGCTGGATGGCTTCGGTGAGGGCACCGATTTGTTCCTGGACTTGAGACAGCCGGTCCGGTTTGGATCTTGGACCATCCCAGCCTCTCAGGTATGGCTCTATATACCTCTGTAGCAGGTAAGACAATGCCTTTTATGACAACTCCACGTTTTCCTTGACATACGCATAATGAGATGAAAGCATTATGGTAGTGATACGGTCCTCTTACATATAATCACCAAATTGTACTATTACTAGTGTGGGAAAGCAACACGGCATTGAAATTAATGTACCCAAAAACTGCAACAACGTGGCATACTCAAAGCAGGTGCATCGTAAACATAGCAATGTGCGTTGTTGACTAAAATGGACACGACCGTGCAGCTCGTGAGAAGAAGGTAACAGTGCGTCTTGCAtaagagttaaagggacactaaaggcaaataaaaatttatgttagagtgaaagcccaatgtatgacaacttctaaaacggcaatattatcaacagaagtgccctacttaccgagaaattaagctaaatgtatcacatgacgagcgccacgagtgggacattttcgaagtgatcccaatgacgtagggaagtcggcctacaataaatcactagtaatcaaactagcagcagtaaaaaaagaacattccgagcatcaaaagacgtaataaaatgctgtttgttcgtttccgcttgattcatagaaaacaaaacctccgtggcgttgccatggggaacggcgcgcgtggttcaaaggttccgttttcgccgagctgtgcctcgaccgtctcagtggtagtttcgggattgcgtactgccgtgcgtgttttgcgcgctcgtgaaggtcgctctgacagaaagttcgacaaaatgccgcatgcgtgagatattgccggatgcccgaatggtgcacaacgccagtgctgcagcaaggaaaccggtgtgtcttttcactgggtgccgcggaatgaacccttacgctcgaagtggcttagtgtcatgccattgcgccagtgtgctaaacagtcaaaacctctgcgtgtgtgctcgctgcactttcgtactgaggattacgagaccaaccgcaacttggtgacggctttgaatgtgcccatccgagcaagtctttgccgcagcgccgttgttgctaccgtgggtcccgctacttccgctcggctgctactagtgtcggcggccgcgcagtaaaagcgggcaacgttgggcatggcagcagtgacgtatgagagtcgtattttcaggcgggagatttgaagcgcgctaacgcgatgcggaccactaaaaacgtgattttagttcaaaataagcacttcctttgcACAAAAGCGGCACTACGAGGTtcctggaccgctatttcaacaatcaacgtcgacttaatatttgcctttagtgtccctttaagtacaggAGATGATAATGCTACGTAAAAAGCAGTGCAAATAATGCCAACATCGAGAACAAAGTACACCAACATTCGTGGCCAGCGTGCAAGCACAAACTCGAAATTAAAGGGATAAAACATTCAGAGGAGGCCCGTTACCTTGTACATGTAGTAAGCGCCATAGGAGGCAACCCCGACTATCACGATCGACGAAGAAACATGGCTCAGGTGGGACCAGATAGAGTATTCTGAAAGCAGAAGCGTCCACAATCACCTCAGGTAAGTgtgtaatgtgcaagtgtatcCATGCATTTAATTTTTCAAGGCAGCAAAAAGGTATCCAACTAAGCCCCTAGTTGCACCCTAATATGCAAACAAGGTGCAATACGTGCGAAGCACGCCACCAAACCCCGCGCTGGGTTCTGCCTCTCTCGGTGCTCTCTGAAACTGTGACTGGCTACCTTAAGaatgtctccaaataattaaccttTGCACGCTCGAGCAAATAAGGTTTCCAGCTGTGATAAGTGGGttgttagctacttattgcaacagaaaaatgcggccaccatggccTGGCATTGAACCTGCGTCCTTGAGCTCAGCAGCAGAACACCTTGGCTGCTAGACTAGAATAGTGGACAAGCAAAAGTTTTATAGCTCACGCAAGTGCACGCCAGGTGACCTCTCTACAAATTTCCTGTCCATCAGCTGCTGTAGCGAGCAGCACCAAGGTGGAAAGTGTTCGCAGGGTGAAGATCATAGACAGACCTCATAACCTTAGATAAAACACTGGCAGCCTTAGGGCGTAACGTATATTACTATACCAGCTTCACTAACGAGCAGGGGTTGTATGCATCATGACATTATAATGCTGAAGGTTGTCACGTAGTTGCAGTACCTCGTGACATTTCTGCACTTGCTCAGTACAATTGGCTGCTATGGTACTACATCGGGCAGACGCCAACTAAACGTGCTGGAGCAAGTTTCAGAACATTGCATATCTCAGCACCTGCACGACCACCTTCTGCACCTTCACATGCAGTGTGCAGTCATGTCGTGTGCAATGAAGGAAAACAGATAAACAGTgcatcacctggctgtaacaaaTGGAGGTGGTGGAGGTGGAGGTAGCTGGGGTGGCGACGAAGGGTAGGGGACCAGCTCATGCTGGGCTACAGTGTTTGGTTTCCCAATCCTCGCCCTTTCTATGGCCTCATCGATTTCCTCAGCTGTCAAACCTGCATGCACACCATGTCAAAAGCCAGGGTTTAAAGTATGCATATAACAAATCTTAAAAAATACATCTTCGCAAATATACGCACCCCATCGTGTGAGATCTTTATGTACTTTCATGATAACTTAATTAGCGAACGAAAACGGCAAATACCTACATGCGTAATCAATACCAACAATCTTGATACAATGTTACCAGGGTCCGATATTGTTATTGTTCTCTTTTTAAGTCAGACAAATGTACTCCTCCATATCGTGAAGACCTAAAGCACGGACTTCGATAAACTAAGGTACTAAATATACTAAATGTACACGGCTTCATATAGGTCAACGGCAATCAACAACATTCTAgttaatttctttatcatgtacattaagacgaaagttgaaagctcactagtgtatcgcccgcaaagtagtctttagtgtgatttaactctcgtacggcagggtcctcgcgccgttgcctgtccacctcgcccgttgacgatcgggcgaggtggctacatgcaactactactactacactttaagaaaacatctggcgttctttcgttctgctttacaaaatctggcgtcttcgttggtttattcatcaatcaacggcgttttgaacaaaattttattgtttaatcacgcacaggagaaatctcaccaggcactaccttggaggtaaacatggctgctaatggcaatgagacagaagaagtcggcttttagctaacacttacacttctacttctactaacgttcctactggaacagccaatggctgctaatgggaatgagaagacagaagaattcggcttttagttaacgcgcacgctgcgaattttttattgttcaacaacgcacaggagaaatctcccaccggcaccaccttggaggtcaaagcgtaagactgttactcactactacgaccacgacgactacgagggacgaacgggtgccgccttaaaggagtcctgacacaaaacttttcgcctcgcgttttttgctgcaatgtgttgctgggggcctgttagtcataacacggcacatcgtttgctgcagcgtgcgatagataattaattacaagctccctcttaccgacacagcctcagtttcggtttgacagagctccaaaaacgacaagcgccgggtgcaactatcaccacctagcgagtgaaacgctcggtcacgtgagcacacagaacagtgacgcatttccgcgtggtctgtcgtcgtcgggctcattgtcgtctgatggcgacgattttcttgcggcggggatggaaggaatttcgacgtggcgaatcacttcaggtttgacccgctggcgaggagcgattcgtcgggaagcgtcaaaacagaaatggcggctacgacgtcatcataacttgtaccggctgaaacgtttacgtagggaagtaggggggtcacctcgggtcacctccgagggtgtcaatgcactaggtacggcctataatgctggatcgcgctcgcgaacttcaaaattcatataaaataccttccaagctttattcgctgtcgatattttgcagatggtacacacacgtacacgggaatcgatccagcaggctttctcggccgcgaaattttgtgtgtcagtacccctttaaggacttcgcccctaataactttgtctgacggctactttctcaggaaagcactggaaaacggagagaagctcggcaaagcagactacgtctgtgcatacggcatcgaagagacagtgctgtgccgtggtggcgactctgtcgtcaccattttctgttgCGTCCTGAGATTTTGTGTCAAGCTactgcaggctcacaagcctcgattgataagtacgtgctgcgccGATACCAGCAGcgcactactgcagtaaaaaggaaatgccccaagcagcaacTCATCAGATAGCGCTGGAGTATATGTATAAAGAATACGCAACCGAAACACACATATTCACAGACGGTTTCTACAACCCAACGTAGATCGTCGTACGGAATTTATGTGCCCTCTACAGGACAATCCCTCTCGTatcgtcttgagagagcgacatcatctacgtcagctgagctatatggcattaaggaggctcttatgtttatactacgacagcagctgccaaaaaatgggtgatatttacagactctaaagcagccctacaaagtatgtggaacaggtataagcatggtaatcaccaaagtgtagcatctgatatcgcctatcttcatcacaaggctaagattgcaggacattacattaagttccaatggatacctggccatgctggtatttcaggaaacgaaaaagcggatgaagcagccCGAAAAGGACTCCACTACGGAATTTCAGAAGgatattttttactaaagtcgacgcctcgaagttcgcaagaaaatatgcctgtcaagaaaagaccgcctctggaatctgccgctccaccaagataactgtctgcgatgcattgacccaaa includes:
- the LOC119376034 gene encoding peroxisomal membrane protein PEX14 isoform X2, translating into MSWSPTLRRHPSYLHLHHLHLLQPEYSIWSHLSHVSSSIVIVGVASYGAYYMYKRYIEPYLRGWDGPRSKPDRLSQVQEQIGALTEAIQQLREAVASLESAVAEDRRLRKPAALDSAKQDRTISELKSEVLSVKALLLSRNQFPSAPKVTPPVPSIPTWQLSSNGAEKAENGAASESSESEESEEQSSKSAKEPMESRKEEVLHNRPTGLA
- the LOC119376034 gene encoding peroxisomal membrane protein PEX14 isoform X1, which gives rise to MSWSPTLRRHPSYLHLHHLHLLQPEYSIWSHLSHVSSSIVIVGVASYGAYYMYKRYIEPYLRGWDGPRSKPDRLSQVQEQIGALTEAIQQLREAVASLESAVAEDRRLRKPAEALDSAKQDRTISELKSEVLSVKALLLSRNQFPSAPKVTPPVPSIPTWQLSSNGAEKAENGAASESSESEESEEQSSKSAKEPMESRKEEVLHNRPTGLA